In Anaerococcus prevotii DSM 20548, the genomic window AGAAAACCTTGCTCAAACCAGACCTTTTAATCTGTGTTCCTTCAAGATCAAGTCAAGTCGAAAAAAGAGCAGTCCTTGCGGCTAGTGATAATGCAGGAAGTCATAGGACCTATCTAATAGAAGAGCCCTTAGCTGCAGCTATAGGAGCAGGATGTGATATAACCGATCCAGGTGGAAGCCTTGTGATAGACATCGGAGGAGGAACCTGTGATATAGCTGTCATATCTATGGGCCAAGTTGTAGCTAGTAGGTCTGTTAATACAGCAGGACTTTCCTTTGATAAGAAAATAAAAGACTACATCAGGCAAAGATATGGTATATTAATAGGGGATAGTAAATCCGAAGAGATTAAAATCGAAGCAGGACTTGTAGGAAGCGAGCAATCTATAGAAGTAAGTGGAAGGTCTATATCAAACGGACTCCCACAAAAAATTTTCCTTCCAGTTGCAGAAATCTACGATGCCATAAGGCCTGAGATTGATTCGATTATCAATGGGGTAAAGAAAGTACTAGAAGTAACACCACCGGAGCTTCAATCTGATATATACGATAGGGAGATAATCCTTACAGGCGGAGGAGCTTATACTCTAGGTCTTAGACAAAGGCTTACTGAAAAGCTTCAAATCGAAGCGAAAATCGCAGATGATGCGACAGAGTGTGTTATAATAGGTACATCCAAGGCCCTAAACTGGATGGATTCCCTAGATGAAGAGAGAAATGATGCCGTAAAGGGCAAACAAAAAGAGTTAGAAATGGACGAGAAATTAAGGAGAAGATAATGACAAAAAAATTAGTTCTAGTAAGACACGGTCAAAGTGAATGGAACCTTGCCAACAAATTTACAGGTTGGGTTGACGTAAACCTATCTGAAAAAGGGGAAGAAGAAGCTAAAGAAGCTGGTAGAAAAATCAAAGAAGCAGGAATAATGTTTGACCATGCTCACACATCAGTTCTAACAAGAGCTATCAAAACTTGTAATTATGCCCTAGAATACTCAGGACAAATGTTTGTTCCAGTAGAAAAATCTTGGAGATTAAACGAAAGACACTACGGTGCTCTTCAAGGACTAAATAAGGCTGAAACAGCTGAAAAATATGGAGATGAACAAGTTCACATCTGGAGAAGAAGCTATGATACACTCCCACCAGAACTAAGTGAAGAAGAAGCTAAAAAACAAGCTGAACTTCCAATGTTCAAACATCTTCCAGCTGACGTTGTTCCAACAGCAGAAAACCTAAAAGTAACTCTTGAGAGAGTACTTCCTTACTACTTCGACCACATCGCTCCACAACTACTTGATGGAGAAACAGTCCTAGTAGCAGCTCACGGAAATAGCCTAAGAGCCCTAGCAAAACACCTAGAGAAAATCTCAGACGAAGACATCATGGGCCTTGAAATTCCAACAGGCCAACCACTAGTTTACGAACTAGATGATGAGCTAAACGTAGTTAAAAAATACTATCTATAAGATAAGGAGGATGTTAGCTCCCTTCTGGGCAAGATTAATAATTTTTGCTAAGCCTAAGCTAGGGAGTTTTCAACTCCTTTTAAAATACCTAAATTTATATATGAATAAAAATGGTCTGATTATGAAGCTTGGACCCTTATAAATTGCTGCTTTTTTGCGACATTTATCAATTTGTGGTAAAATTAACATTGAAGGTGCGCTAGTGCACTTTCCTTATTTTGGAATTAATCCTTGGATATGGAGGAAAGTATGAGGATTCTATCTGTAGAAAATGAGAATGGGGTATCCTCACTTATTAATTCTCGTTTCAATAAAAGTGAAGTACTTGTAGAAAAAATCGATTCAGTAGATGATCTCTTGTTTAGGGATTTAGAAGGAGTCGATCTAATCTTGGTCGACATGACCCACAACAAGTGCTTGCAAGTTATACAATTTATAAAACAAAAGACTAATATTCCTGTTATATATCTAACAGAAAGATATAAGAAAAACCCTTAC contains:
- a CDS encoding rod shape-determining protein — protein: MARLRKSIAIDLGTASVLVYVAGKGIVLEEPSVIAIDVLTDDILAVGSEAKKLIGRTPGNIKAIMPMKDGVISDFKATERMLKYFLDKAVKKTLLKPDLLICVPSRSSQVEKRAVLAASDNAGSHRTYLIEEPLAAAIGAGCDITDPGGSLVIDIGGGTCDIAVISMGQVVASRSVNTAGLSFDKKIKDYIRQRYGILIGDSKSEEIKIEAGLVGSEQSIEVSGRSISNGLPQKIFLPVAEIYDAIRPEIDSIINGVKKVLEVTPPELQSDIYDREIILTGGGAYTLGLRQRLTEKLQIEAKIADDATECVIIGTSKALNWMDSLDEERNDAVKGKQKELEMDEKLRRR
- the gpmA gene encoding 2,3-diphosphoglycerate-dependent phosphoglycerate mutase — translated: MTKKLVLVRHGQSEWNLANKFTGWVDVNLSEKGEEEAKEAGRKIKEAGIMFDHAHTSVLTRAIKTCNYALEYSGQMFVPVEKSWRLNERHYGALQGLNKAETAEKYGDEQVHIWRRSYDTLPPELSEEEAKKQAELPMFKHLPADVVPTAENLKVTLERVLPYYFDHIAPQLLDGETVLVAAHGNSLRALAKHLEKISDEDIMGLEIPTGQPLVYELDDELNVVKKYYL